The region TAACTTCTCCATTTGTATCAGTTATAGAAACAATTGTGTTATTGAAGGTGCTTTGAATGTGCACAACACCGTTTGGGACGTTGCGCTTAGACTTCTTTGAACCTGTTTTCTTTGCTGGTGTGGCCATTAGATGGGGCCTGCTTGGTAGTAAATGGGGAGGGGAACCTTCTTTATTAAAAGGTAGAAAATTTAGATCTTATTTTTTCCTTCCTGCAACAGTTTTACGAGAACCTCTACGAGTACGCGCATTTGTTCTAGTACGTTGTCCTCTAACGGGAAGACTCATTCGGTGACGACGGCCACGGAGACATCCTATGTCCTGCAGTCGTTTAAGAGCCATGCCCTCTTGACGACGCAAATCTCCTTCAATAGTGAAGGATTCAGTCGCAGCTCTTAGTTTTTGAACATCACCATCTTCTAAATCCTTTACACGTATATCAGGGTTGACCCCTGTTTTTGCAAGGATATTTTGGGCTCGGGTTAAACCAATCCCATATATATAGGTGAGGGCAATTTCAACCCGTTTGTCACGGGGTAAGTCAATGCCGGCGATTCTTGCCACTTAAACTTTGAATCAAAGGAGAAGAAAATCCACTCTGTGAGTAGAAAGAAGATTGCTAGAAAAAGTACTTGATGAAAAAACACCTTAAACTTTTAATCTAGTAATTTGCCAAAGAATTACCCCTGACGTTGTTTGTGTTTTTGAGTAGCAGTACAAATGACCATTACCCTGCCATGGCGACGAATCACCCGGCACTTTTCACACATTTTTTTGACTGAGGCTCGCACCTTCATTGGGTGAGGCTCCCCATATTTGCAAAGGTCTATTTTACTACACCATTCAGCTTAATGCTTCCTTGATCCGACTATTAACATCTTCGACACTCCCGCAACCATTAATAGACTTAAGAATTCCTTGTTTTTTGTAGTGATCTACTAATGGAGAAGTTTGGTCTTTATATATCTTGAGTCTATTCTTTATAACTGCTTTATTGTCATCTTTTCTACCTCGTCCAAGCATTCTCTCAGTCAAAATTTCATCGTCTATTTCTATTAAGAGAACAATTTCAATAGGCTGTGAAATTCTTCCAAGCAAATTTTGTAACAAACTAGCTTGTGCAAGATTCCTTGGGAATCCATCCAAAAGCCACCCTTCTGAATATTTGATAAGTCTTTTTTCAACAATAGATATAACAATTTCATCACTTACAAGCTCACCTTTATTCATTATCAATTCAGCTTTTTTCCCTAAATCGGTTCCCCCAGAAACTTCTTCGCGTAATAAATCTCCTGTAGACAAATGCAAAAAACCTTGATCTTTACAAATAAGGCTTGCCTGTGTACCTTTCCCTGCACCAGGGGGACCTAAAAATAGCAATCGATTCTTCATTGA is a window of Prochlorococcus marinus subsp. marinus str. CCMP1375 DNA encoding:
- the rpsM gene encoding 30S ribosomal protein S13, with the translated sequence MARIAGIDLPRDKRVEIALTYIYGIGLTRAQNILAKTGVNPDIRVKDLEDGDVQKLRAATESFTIEGDLRRQEGMALKRLQDIGCLRGRRHRMSLPVRGQRTRTNARTRRGSRKTVAGRKK
- the rpmJ gene encoding 50S ribosomal protein L36, which gives rise to MKVRASVKKMCEKCRVIRRHGRVMVICTATQKHKQRQG
- a CDS encoding adenylate kinase gives rise to the protein MKNRLLFLGPPGAGKGTQASLICKDQGFLHLSTGDLLREEVSGGTDLGKKAELIMNKGELVSDEIVISIVEKRLIKYSEGWLLDGFPRNLAQASLLQNLLGRISQPIEIVLLIEIDDEILTERMLGRGRKDDNKAVIKNRLKIYKDQTSPLVDHYKKQGILKSINGCGSVEDVNSRIKEALS